From a region of the Bermanella marisrubri genome:
- a CDS encoding OsmC family protein codes for MSEHHAHIVWQKDGDFSHEGYNTAHNAEASGQSLAMATANTEQHVDPEQALAMSLASCHMLTFLALAAKKRLVVEHYEDNPIAYVEQNEDSRYYVPRIRLRPQVRFAGEVKASAIESMHHKAHQHCFISNSLQSEVIIEPQ; via the coding sequence ATGAGTGAACATCACGCCCACATAGTATGGCAGAAAGACGGTGACTTCTCCCATGAAGGCTACAATACCGCCCATAACGCAGAAGCGAGCGGACAAAGCCTCGCCATGGCTACTGCTAATACTGAACAGCATGTGGATCCGGAACAAGCTCTGGCCATGAGCTTAGCCAGTTGTCATATGCTGACGTTCTTGGCACTGGCAGCGAAAAAGCGCTTAGTCGTTGAACACTACGAGGACAATCCCATTGCTTATGTAGAGCAAAATGAGGACAGTAGATACTATGTGCCGCGCATTCGCTTGCGCCCACAAGTGCGCTTTGCGGGTGAGGTAAAAGCCAGTGCGATTGAGTCTATGCACCATAAAGCTCATCAGCACTGCTTCATCAGTAACTCATTGCAAAGCGAAGTGATTATTGAGCCTCAGTAA
- a CDS encoding TraR/DksA family transcriptional regulator: MIDACEIDVRLRKKQHELEIRASKLSEELTRYNIEVSKDSEDRAQQLENEEVAEAIAQETQQELQQIKHAILRLKQGQYQVCELCQQSIEPERLLALPYTALCASCANEQ; encoded by the coding sequence ATGATAGATGCTTGTGAAATTGATGTGCGACTACGAAAAAAACAGCATGAATTAGAAATACGTGCCTCCAAGCTGAGCGAGGAATTAACTCGTTACAATATCGAAGTAAGCAAAGACAGCGAGGATCGTGCGCAGCAGCTAGAAAATGAAGAAGTCGCAGAAGCCATCGCTCAAGAAACTCAGCAAGAGCTCCAGCAAATCAAGCATGCCATTTTGCGTCTTAAGCAAGGCCAGTATCAGGTGTGCGAGCTATGTCAGCAAAGTATCGAGCCCGAACGCTTGCTGGCACTGCCATATACGGCTCTGTGTGCCAGCTGCGCCAATGAGCAGTAA
- a CDS encoding late competence development ComFB family protein, giving the protein MSITDQIHNYYEHKVLEVLAEETADKGFSQDQLVDLACLALNNLPTRYYRHEVDIAFYMSAHEHEEINRRTRQAVKDAVSYLQSKV; this is encoded by the coding sequence ATGTCCATTACCGATCAAATTCATAATTACTATGAGCACAAGGTTTTGGAGGTGCTAGCAGAAGAAACGGCTGATAAAGGCTTTAGTCAAGATCAACTTGTCGATTTGGCATGTTTAGCACTGAATAATCTCCCTACGCGCTACTATCGACATGAAGTGGATATTGCGTTTTACATGTCAGCTCACGAGCACGAAGAGATCAATCGGCGTACTCGCCAAGCTGTAAAAGACGCGGTAAGTTACTTGCAAAGCAAAGTTTAA
- a CDS encoding acyloxyacyl hydrolase, translated as MTLANRSTAFSLIVVLLLCSPFSWSDKGETLQDDSGETWGWRTAMITSLALTLATNPLDADEYSVSMMSAKDTAALKVGFRWHQDETMQLGGLTLSHYYHFGYNYWQSLDVDGQEGVNNALEFIPVFRFSDGEQDFFSYVETAVGVSVFSRTQFNDKEFSTNFQFANSLAFGGYFTPRVSWSLQLQHYSNNSIKLPNNGINFYNFNIAYRYQ; from the coding sequence GTGACCTTGGCAAACAGAAGTACAGCGTTCAGCCTTATCGTCGTCTTATTGCTGTGTTCTCCATTCAGCTGGTCGGACAAGGGAGAGACCCTGCAAGATGATTCAGGAGAAACTTGGGGTTGGCGCACAGCTATGATCACCAGTTTGGCTTTGACTTTAGCAACTAATCCTTTAGATGCCGATGAATACAGTGTGTCTATGATGTCCGCGAAGGATACTGCTGCACTTAAGGTTGGTTTTCGCTGGCATCAAGATGAAACGATGCAACTTGGAGGCCTGACTCTAAGCCACTATTACCATTTTGGCTATAACTATTGGCAAAGCCTTGATGTAGATGGTCAGGAAGGCGTGAATAATGCGTTGGAGTTTATTCCCGTATTTCGATTTAGTGATGGTGAGCAAGACTTCTTTAGTTACGTAGAAACTGCTGTCGGTGTTTCCGTGTTTTCTCGAACACAATTTAACGACAAAGAATTCAGCACTAACTTTCAGTTTGCGAATAGTCTAGCGTTTGGCGGGTACTTTACACCACGTGTGTCTTGGTCCTTACAATTGCAGCACTACAGCAATAACAGTATCAAGTTGCCCAATAACGGCATCAACTTCTATAACTTCAACATCGCTTATCGGTATCAATAG
- a CDS encoding malate:quinone oxidoreductase has product MTVKSVDVLLVGAGAMSSTLAMILKQLDPSLKITVVERLPSVASESTDGWNNAGTGHAAYCELNYTPEDQDGHVDISKALTINSSFEISLQFWSHLVNKGVLPEPSNFINRTPHMSFVWGEKNVNFLRNRYLKMSQHHLFEQMEFSDDAETLRQWMPLVMNGRKSDEPVAGTYVKHGSDVDFGSLARYMVDHLSKQDDFEVLLNHDVEDLKRSESGGWSVKVEDRSSGKETRIKSKFVFLGAGGGALPLLQRSGIDEADGYGGFPVSGQWLVCTDPEVVEQHHAKVYGKAAIGAPPMSVPHLDTRVINGKRGLLFGPFAGFTTKFLKKGSIMDLPLSVRPNNLLPMMSVGKNNMDLTRYLISEVFQSDGARMEALRQYFPQAQDGNWTLADAGKRVQIIKKDEKGKGKLEFGTEIVAAKDGSIAALLGASPGASTAVHAMIDVIERCFADRLEQDGWKQRLKEMVPSYGESLKDDAELLKRVRDESHKTLGLYE; this is encoded by the coding sequence ATGACTGTAAAATCAGTAGACGTCTTATTGGTTGGTGCGGGCGCCATGAGCAGCACACTGGCCATGATCCTTAAACAGCTTGATCCAAGTTTGAAAATCACAGTGGTAGAGCGCTTGCCCAGCGTAGCCAGCGAAAGTACCGACGGTTGGAATAACGCAGGTACGGGCCATGCTGCTTATTGTGAGTTGAACTACACGCCTGAAGATCAAGATGGCCATGTGGATATCAGCAAAGCGCTGACGATTAATTCTTCATTTGAGATTTCTCTTCAGTTCTGGAGTCACCTAGTAAACAAGGGTGTTTTGCCAGAGCCTTCTAATTTCATCAATCGTACACCGCACATGAGTTTCGTGTGGGGTGAAAAGAACGTAAATTTCTTGCGTAACCGCTATTTAAAAATGAGCCAGCATCACCTGTTTGAGCAAATGGAGTTTAGTGATGATGCGGAAACCTTGCGTCAGTGGATGCCGCTCGTGATGAATGGCCGTAAAAGCGATGAACCCGTTGCCGGCACTTATGTGAAGCACGGCAGTGATGTGGACTTTGGTTCCCTTGCTCGCTACATGGTTGATCATCTAAGCAAGCAAGACGATTTCGAAGTGTTGCTTAATCACGATGTAGAAGACCTAAAGCGCTCAGAGTCTGGCGGTTGGTCAGTGAAAGTCGAGGATCGCAGTTCGGGTAAAGAAACTCGCATTAAATCTAAATTTGTTTTTTTGGGTGCGGGCGGTGGTGCTTTGCCATTGCTTCAGCGTTCAGGGATCGACGAAGCGGATGGTTACGGAGGCTTCCCGGTTAGTGGTCAGTGGTTAGTGTGTACCGACCCAGAAGTCGTCGAGCAGCATCACGCGAAAGTCTATGGTAAAGCCGCGATTGGTGCGCCTCCGATGTCGGTTCCACATTTAGACACACGAGTGATTAACGGTAAGAGAGGATTATTATTTGGGCCTTTCGCTGGATTTACTACCAAGTTTTTGAAGAAAGGCTCGATAATGGATTTACCTTTGTCTGTACGCCCTAATAATTTATTGCCTATGATGTCTGTTGGCAAAAACAATATGGATCTCACCCGTTACTTGATCAGTGAAGTGTTTCAGAGTGATGGTGCTCGCATGGAGGCCCTCCGTCAGTATTTTCCACAAGCGCAAGATGGAAACTGGACGCTAGCGGATGCCGGCAAGCGTGTGCAAATCATTAAGAAAGATGAGAAAGGCAAAGGCAAATTAGAGTTTGGTACTGAAATTGTGGCTGCTAAGGATGGTTCAATTGCCGCTCTTCTTGGCGCTTCACCAGGTGCATCGACAGCCGTGCACGCAATGATTGATGTGATAGAGCGTTGCTTTGCCGATCGCCTAGAGCAAGACGGGTGGAAACAGCGCTTAAAAGAAATGGTACCGAGCTATGGTGAGTCGCTAAAAGACGATGCTGAACTTTTGAAAAGAGTCAGAGATGAATCCCATAAGACATTAGGTCTCTACGAATAG
- a CDS encoding DnaT-like ssDNA-binding domain-containing protein, whose amino-acid sequence MAHSLIPERMLVVSPSLAATIGLEEALMLHALNDGKQPHDENWSFINKGTLRDWLPFWQDADIKRILKSLSDKGIVHFNSPPFGQSEQLFYSFEEKAPSDSKRSRNEQAFEQAKQQYKQAIHPDWRPDTETLKYIEQTLGIPKRYAQSQLQDFVFHYQSQGTLATSWSTMFIRWVNKRFKEDQAHPAVFQGDAQRKQAMWDSWQPQAATLDILQKAGVEPSFIQDCVSEFVLFWMEKGEAHDTWNTKFVAWVRRQWARFSASLAHPSDPVPMQDGWEPAVEVYEILEMANIDRQFAQSLIKEFVLYWRDSNQLHTSWNSKFLQHAKHIWSKRLNGQGNSATSQRDHTANTSIADRVQDLSWANDL is encoded by the coding sequence ATGGCTCATAGTTTAATTCCAGAACGCATGTTAGTTGTGTCCCCCAGCTTAGCCGCCACCATCGGCTTAGAGGAGGCGTTAATGCTGCATGCTCTCAATGATGGCAAACAGCCCCATGATGAAAACTGGAGTTTTATCAACAAGGGGACGTTGCGCGATTGGCTCCCGTTTTGGCAGGATGCGGATATCAAGCGCATTCTTAAGAGCCTCAGTGATAAAGGCATTGTGCATTTCAATAGTCCGCCCTTTGGCCAAAGCGAGCAGCTTTTCTATAGCTTTGAAGAAAAAGCCCCAAGCGACAGTAAACGCAGTCGTAACGAACAAGCTTTTGAACAGGCCAAGCAGCAGTACAAGCAAGCCATTCACCCTGACTGGCGTCCGGACACAGAGACTCTCAAATACATCGAGCAAACGCTTGGCATCCCTAAACGCTATGCACAAAGTCAATTGCAGGATTTTGTATTCCACTATCAAAGCCAAGGCACACTGGCCACAAGCTGGAGTACCATGTTCATCCGCTGGGTGAACAAGCGCTTTAAAGAGGACCAAGCTCACCCTGCGGTTTTCCAAGGAGATGCGCAACGCAAGCAAGCCATGTGGGATAGCTGGCAGCCGCAAGCGGCCACTTTGGACATTTTGCAAAAAGCCGGCGTGGAGCCCAGCTTTATTCAAGATTGCGTTAGCGAATTTGTCCTGTTCTGGATGGAAAAAGGCGAAGCCCACGATACATGGAACACCAAGTTTGTAGCCTGGGTTCGGCGTCAATGGGCTCGCTTTAGTGCAAGCCTTGCGCATCCTTCTGATCCAGTTCCCATGCAAGATGGCTGGGAACCGGCTGTAGAAGTCTATGAGATTTTAGAAATGGCGAATATTGATCGGCAATTTGCACAGAGCCTCATCAAAGAATTTGTTTTATACTGGCGAGACAGCAATCAATTGCATACCTCTTGGAATAGCAAGTTTTTACAACATGCCAAACACATTTGGAGTAAGCGCTTAAATGGACAAGGCAACTCAGCAACCTCTCAACGAGATCACACAGCAAATACAAGCATTGCCGACCGAGTCCAAGATCTCAGCTGGGCAAACGATCTCTAA
- a CDS encoding replication protein P, producing the protein MDKATQQPLNEITQQIQALPTESKISAGQTISKEQKEALAASFELMRINYGNQFNAAYPNVESSTAAMRLWLTNLKDFSADLIQKVAEEVIRNERYLPNLATFRQYCENAYSLFGLPDSHRAYIEACRAPQPKANFNWTHPAIYYAGKATDWFFLSSEPEDKVFPIFKHNYQMLCERVIKGETLDDPIPKALPQETTTPLSGEANLQHLKALRDELEL; encoded by the coding sequence ATGGACAAGGCAACTCAGCAACCTCTCAACGAGATCACACAGCAAATACAAGCATTGCCGACCGAGTCCAAGATCTCAGCTGGGCAAACGATCTCTAAAGAGCAAAAAGAGGCCTTAGCAGCCTCTTTTGAATTAATGCGCATTAATTACGGCAATCAATTCAATGCGGCCTATCCTAATGTGGAAAGTTCCACTGCCGCTATGCGCCTGTGGTTAACCAATCTGAAAGATTTTTCCGCTGATCTCATTCAAAAAGTAGCGGAGGAAGTCATCCGCAACGAACGCTACTTGCCAAACCTAGCCACGTTTCGTCAATATTGCGAAAATGCATATAGCCTGTTTGGCTTACCCGATTCGCATCGAGCTTATATCGAAGCTTGCCGAGCGCCGCAGCCTAAGGCCAATTTCAATTGGACTCATCCGGCGATTTATTACGCGGGCAAAGCAACGGATTGGTTCTTTTTGAGCTCAGAGCCAGAAGACAAAGTCTTCCCTATTTTTAAACATAACTATCAAATGTTATGCGAACGGGTGATTAAAGGGGAAACCTTGGACGACCCCATCCCTAAGGCCTTACCACAAGAAACGACAACGCCTTTAAGTGGTGAAGCAAATCTACAACACTTAAAGGCGTTACGAGACGAATTAGAACTATAA
- the yghU gene encoding glutathione-dependent disulfide-bond oxidoreductase: protein MSNDTYTPPKVWQWDAESGGKFANINRPVAGPTFEKTLPQGEHPFQLYSLATPNGVKVTIMFEELLEKGISEAEYDAYLVNIMEGDQFSSGFVDVNPNSKIPALMDHSVNPPQRIFESGSILLYLAEKFNAFLPSDPRARTEALSWLFWQMGSAPILGGGFGHFYAYAPEKYQYPIDRYTMEIKRQLDVLDRHLADNEYMAGEEYSIADMAIWPWYGALVKNKVYDAAEFIEAHTYKNVIRWTEQIAQRPAVKRGEMVNKAWGELHEQLRERHDASDFENKTQDKLDQVKK, encoded by the coding sequence ATGTCGAATGATACCTATACACCTCCAAAGGTATGGCAGTGGGATGCAGAAAGTGGCGGTAAGTTTGCGAATATCAATCGACCAGTAGCGGGCCCTACTTTTGAGAAAACATTGCCACAGGGCGAACATCCTTTTCAGTTATATTCCTTAGCAACCCCAAATGGTGTGAAAGTTACCATCATGTTTGAAGAGCTTTTAGAAAAAGGTATCTCTGAAGCGGAATATGATGCGTATTTGGTAAATATCATGGAAGGGGATCAGTTCTCCAGTGGTTTTGTGGATGTGAACCCTAATTCAAAAATACCAGCATTAATGGACCACAGTGTGAATCCGCCGCAACGTATTTTCGAGAGCGGCTCTATTCTTTTGTATCTTGCCGAAAAATTTAACGCGTTCTTGCCGAGTGATCCTCGAGCTCGTACCGAGGCATTATCTTGGTTGTTTTGGCAAATGGGCAGTGCGCCGATTTTAGGCGGTGGCTTTGGTCACTTTTACGCGTACGCACCGGAAAAATATCAATACCCGATTGATCGCTACACCATGGAAATCAAACGTCAGCTAGATGTATTGGATCGTCACCTGGCGGATAATGAATACATGGCGGGGGAGGAATACAGTATTGCTGATATGGCAATCTGGCCATGGTATGGCGCGTTAGTGAAGAATAAGGTTTACGACGCTGCGGAGTTCATTGAAGCGCACACCTATAAAAACGTGATTCGCTGGACCGAGCAAATTGCTCAACGCCCTGCTGTTAAACGCGGTGAAATGGTGAATAAAGCCTGGGGTGAATTACATGAACAATTACGTGAGCGTCATGATGCCAGTGATTTCGAAAATAAAACCCAAGACAAACTAGATCAAGTAAAAAAATAA
- a CDS encoding retropepsin-like aspartic protease family protein, which translates to MKSFTFIILSFSLLYTSQLWAQVTAVGLMPGMAILEHEGSRLILKQGQTKQGIHLLEAGSDFAIIEINGREIELELGASVADGYAEPSGAQVRITRSDNGQYFTPANINGRSINMLVDTGATHVAMSEEHAQQLGIDYSKGTRGRASTAGGIVNSYKVQLNKMQVGGITRYNVDATIIQGSFPAIPLLGMSFLNQLSMREEQGILMLSD; encoded by the coding sequence TTGAAATCGTTTACGTTCATTATTCTAAGTTTTTCATTGCTATACACAAGCCAATTATGGGCTCAAGTCACGGCTGTGGGTTTGATGCCAGGCATGGCTATTTTGGAGCACGAAGGCTCACGACTCATACTCAAGCAAGGACAAACTAAACAGGGTATACACTTACTCGAAGCGGGCAGTGATTTTGCCATCATTGAAATCAACGGCCGCGAAATCGAATTAGAGTTAGGTGCTAGTGTTGCCGATGGTTATGCTGAACCCAGTGGCGCTCAGGTGCGTATTACACGTAGCGATAATGGACAGTATTTTACGCCGGCCAATATAAATGGACGCTCTATTAATATGCTGGTGGATACGGGCGCTACTCACGTTGCTATGAGCGAGGAGCATGCTCAGCAATTAGGTATTGACTACTCTAAGGGAACTAGAGGTCGAGCCTCTACTGCAGGTGGAATCGTAAATAGCTATAAAGTACAGTTAAACAAGATGCAGGTAGGCGGTATCACTCGCTATAACGTCGATGCAACCATTATCCAAGGCAGCTTTCCTGCCATTCCCCTTTTGGGGATGTCATTTCTTAATCAGCTTTCGATGAGAGAAGAGCAAGGAATACTCATGCTCTCGGACTAA
- a CDS encoding zinc metallopeptidase yields MLWILLFIAILAIMLIPQWWTQRILKKYSEHRSDFPGTGGEFARHLIAKQDLDVKLETTSQGDHYDPNDRAVRLSEENYNGQSLTAVVVAAHEVGHAMQHQQRMALLLLRTPLAKFAFYIERIAQVALISTPLLLSFIPVVGRISMLLVIFGILGSFIVHLITLPVEFNASFSKALPEIKKGGYLSNKDYKAAQRILLACALTYVSGALASLLNVWRWLRFFRR; encoded by the coding sequence ATGCTGTGGATCCTATTATTTATTGCCATACTCGCTATTATGCTTATCCCACAGTGGTGGACTCAACGCATCCTCAAAAAATACAGCGAACATCGATCCGATTTCCCTGGCACAGGTGGAGAGTTTGCGCGTCATTTAATTGCAAAACAAGACTTGGATGTGAAATTAGAAACCACGTCACAAGGGGATCATTATGATCCCAATGATCGAGCGGTACGTCTTAGTGAGGAAAATTATAACGGCCAATCACTGACCGCCGTTGTAGTGGCGGCCCATGAGGTGGGACATGCCATGCAGCACCAGCAACGCATGGCGTTACTGTTGCTTCGTACACCACTGGCAAAGTTCGCTTTTTACATTGAACGCATTGCACAAGTGGCGTTGATAAGTACCCCTCTGCTATTAAGCTTTATTCCCGTGGTTGGTCGTATATCCATGCTACTGGTGATATTCGGCATACTAGGCAGTTTTATTGTTCACCTCATTACCTTACCAGTGGAGTTCAATGCCAGCTTCTCGAAAGCACTTCCAGAAATTAAAAAAGGTGGATACTTGAGTAACAAGGATTACAAAGCCGCTCAACGTATCTTATTAGCCTGTGCGCTCACTTATGTGAGCGGCGCATTGGCGAGTTTATTGAATGTGTGGCGCTGGCTTCGATTTTTCCGCCGCTAA
- a CDS encoding phosphatidylglycerophosphatase A family protein — MAVKKKTVESCNLWPEFKINHAMTQIKPNIRNPIHLLAFGLGSGLSPKAPGTMGTIAALPIYWWGLSYCSPLIFAIIVGVSFVVGVWVSEKTSQDLGVHDHGGIVIDEWVGMWIALFLVPKTLTMLLIAFALFRFFDIIKPWPIKWLDQHVKGGFGIMIDDVLAGLMALACMQVILLWI, encoded by the coding sequence ATGGCAGTGAAGAAAAAAACTGTGGAGTCATGTAATCTATGGCCTGAATTCAAAATCAATCATGCCATGACACAGATTAAACCGAACATACGAAATCCCATTCATTTACTGGCCTTTGGCTTAGGCAGTGGTTTGAGCCCCAAGGCACCAGGCACCATGGGTACGATTGCCGCATTGCCCATCTATTGGTGGGGGCTGTCCTATTGTTCTCCACTGATTTTCGCCATTATCGTGGGCGTAAGTTTTGTTGTGGGTGTATGGGTAAGTGAAAAAACGTCACAGGATCTGGGTGTACACGACCATGGAGGCATCGTCATTGATGAATGGGTGGGAATGTGGATTGCACTTTTCTTAGTCCCCAAAACTTTGACCATGCTACTGATCGCTTTTGCTTTGTTCCGTTTCTTCGACATCATCAAACCTTGGCCGATTAAATGGTTAGACCAACATGTCAAAGGCGGTTTTGGCATTATGATTGATGATGTCTTAGCAGGATTAATGGCGCTAGCTTGTATGCAGGTTATTTTGCTGTGGATTTAG
- a CDS encoding glycosyltransferase, which produces MKTLLVIGYVWPEPNSSAAGSRMMQLIQSFQAMDYQVHYASPAQASDHAIDFASQHITPHAIKVNNSSFDSLCRELEPDAVLFDRFMMEEQFSWRVEKVCPNALRVLDTEDLHCLRFTRQRLAKGNQDVVDTVDLQQLMQDERCVRELAAIYRCDITLMISQFEMTLLQDSLAVPADLLHYTPFMLTEDQCQMNTTEFQQRQHFVSIGNFRHEPNWDAVLQLKQVIWPLIRRSLPKAELHIYGAYPPKKATQLHNPKQGFLVKGWCENAQEMVSQARVLLAPLRFGAGLKGKIIEAAQCGTPAVTTSIGIEGISDTQEKNHAVVHDDFAHFAQAAIELYSNQDTWQQRHGQCTEVLSKFKQADHQQSLVNRLNQLSSQLVQHRLQNIVGTILRHHSMKSTQYMSQWIESKNQLAKLRKSD; this is translated from the coding sequence ATGAAAACATTACTTGTTATTGGCTACGTCTGGCCAGAACCCAATTCCAGCGCGGCAGGTAGCCGTATGATGCAGCTGATCCAAAGCTTTCAAGCCATGGACTATCAAGTTCACTATGCTAGTCCGGCACAAGCCAGTGATCATGCCATCGATTTTGCTTCCCAACACATAACGCCGCACGCTATTAAAGTGAACAATAGTAGCTTTGATAGTCTTTGTCGCGAACTGGAACCTGATGCGGTTCTGTTTGATCGTTTTATGATGGAAGAACAATTCTCATGGCGTGTCGAAAAAGTATGTCCAAATGCTCTGCGTGTTTTGGATACGGAAGACCTTCACTGCTTGCGCTTCACTCGTCAAAGACTAGCCAAAGGTAATCAAGACGTTGTTGATACTGTTGATTTGCAACAACTTATGCAGGACGAACGCTGCGTTAGAGAACTAGCGGCCATTTATCGATGCGATATAACGCTCATGATTAGCCAATTTGAAATGACGTTATTACAAGACAGCTTGGCAGTACCCGCCGACTTATTACATTACACACCGTTTATGCTCACGGAAGATCAATGCCAAATGAACACTACAGAGTTTCAGCAACGGCAGCATTTTGTTTCCATTGGCAATTTCCGTCACGAACCCAATTGGGATGCTGTGTTGCAACTGAAGCAAGTCATTTGGCCTTTGATTCGACGATCGTTACCTAAAGCAGAACTGCATATTTACGGCGCCTACCCTCCGAAAAAAGCGACACAACTACATAATCCTAAACAAGGTTTTTTGGTCAAAGGTTGGTGTGAAAATGCCCAAGAAATGGTGAGTCAGGCGCGCGTTTTATTAGCACCGTTACGCTTTGGCGCAGGATTAAAAGGAAAAATCATTGAGGCGGCCCAATGCGGTACACCTGCGGTAACAACCAGTATCGGCATTGAGGGTATTAGCGATACTCAAGAAAAAAACCATGCCGTCGTTCACGATGACTTTGCACATTTCGCACAAGCAGCGATTGAACTTTATAGCAATCAAGATACTTGGCAACAACGACATGGTCAGTGCACTGAAGTACTGTCTAAATTTAAGCAAGCAGACCATCAGCAATCGTTGGTAAATCGACTAAATCAATTATCATCACAACTGGTTCAACATCGATTACAAAATATTGTGGGCACTATACTGCGTCATCACAGCATGAAGAGCACACAATATATGTCTCAGTGGATAGAAAGCAAAAACCAGTTAGCCAAATTGAGAAAATCCGATTAG
- a CDS encoding cupin domain-containing protein, producing MEPFNLDRSQVSVIRTQEQAWQDSPMAGVRRIPLEREAAESGQVTSIVEYEAGSEFRPHKHPMGEEIFVLEGVFSDQSGDYPAGSYLRNPPGSQHAPFSKSGCKLFVKLNQFQQGDQQTIALQSDDQPWLQGQGGLMVKPLHDFQGEHTALVFWPAGERFVPHRHFGGEEILVVSGCFKDEHGEYPAGTWIRSPHMSEHYPFVDEDTVIMVKVGHLHPDLLTQDRIR from the coding sequence ATGGAACCCTTTAATTTAGATCGAAGCCAAGTATCCGTTATTCGTACCCAAGAACAGGCTTGGCAAGACTCTCCCATGGCCGGTGTACGTCGTATCCCATTGGAGCGTGAAGCGGCCGAAAGCGGTCAGGTGACTTCTATAGTGGAATACGAGGCAGGTAGTGAGTTTCGACCCCATAAGCATCCAATGGGAGAAGAAATCTTTGTACTTGAAGGCGTGTTTAGTGATCAATCAGGTGACTATCCGGCGGGCAGTTATTTGCGTAATCCGCCTGGTTCACAGCATGCTCCTTTTAGTAAGTCAGGTTGTAAGTTGTTTGTGAAACTTAACCAATTCCAACAAGGAGACCAGCAAACCATTGCGCTCCAGTCTGATGATCAACCTTGGTTGCAGGGCCAAGGGGGTCTAATGGTGAAGCCGTTGCATGACTTTCAGGGGGAGCATACGGCGTTAGTATTTTGGCCTGCAGGTGAGCGATTTGTGCCTCACCGTCATTTCGGCGGGGAAGAGATCTTAGTCGTTAGTGGATGTTTCAAAGATGAGCACGGTGAATACCCCGCCGGTACTTGGATTCGTAGCCCACACATGAGCGAGCATTATCCTTTTGTGGACGAAGATACCGTGATCATGGTGAAAGTGGGTCACCTACATCCCGATTTACTTACCCAAGATAGAATCCGCTAA